A single window of Lolium rigidum isolate FL_2022 unplaced genomic scaffold, APGP_CSIRO_Lrig_0.1 contig_38523_1, whole genome shotgun sequence DNA harbors:
- the LOC124681273 gene encoding protein PHYTOCHROME KINASE SUBSTRATE 4-like produces MDRYRVAPSRPVFLSGATHHRHLQPAAGRRSGGPDTELDIFTAERYFNAADAVKYSAAAVHAADAPKSQTAASSEASWNSRSGLLASNQSSSAAGRQHDKVGHGGGNAIDLGLGFVVEVARDDRCHRGGSKKTGQRWGLFSRDCPCAGRKAVTVDVASEPPSPTTPRIHHPRIDALEERAVFKANGLPPPSPNDEPGVMKIVSTAGSRAFPLRASIDGVIPPAPNQGGASSFPAFPPDVGRRVVSSGSGFTFPVIAPAVVDDPPRESLEVFRPIDEDSVVLVDPPPLPSLGVAGFLRAPAADDVDDAMSDASSDLFDLESFAASSSYPTTHRGRSSRRNSGDDDHLGLGYAAAAAEPALSECMYAPSEASVVWSVATAEGVAYDAGSVANFSSAASACCVDDFRFVPPTETSVGHDGFTAAMSRSAGRKKGGGFLSSCRCEKAVSVGPTPVRVARPPAVPAKTAGRAMGLESGGAARYHNRRVHMPVRT; encoded by the coding sequence ATGGACCGCTACAGGGTGGCGCCGTCCCGGCCGGTCTTCCTCTCCGGCGccacccaccaccgccacctgcaGCCCGCGGCAGGGCGGCGATCGGGCGGCCCGGACACGGAGCTCGACATCTTCACGGCCGAGCGCTACTTCAACGCGGCCGACGCCGTCAAGTACAGCGCCGCCGCGGTCCATGCTGCCGACGCGCCAAAGAGCCAGACCGCGGCGTCGTCGGAGGCCAGCTGGAACAGCCGCTCCGGCCTGCTCGCCAGCAACCAGTCCTCGTCCGCTGCGGGTAGGCAGCACGACAAGGTAGGCCACGGTGGCGGCAATGCCATCGACCTCGGCCTCGGCTTCGTCGTCGAGGTCGCCAGGGACGATCGGTGCCACCGTGGTGGTAGCAAGAAGACCGGGCAGCGGTGGGGGCTATTCAGCCGGGACTGCCCCTGCGCCGGACGGAAGGCCGTCACCGTCGACGTCGCCTCCGAGCCTCCCAGCCCGACCACTCCAAGAATCCACCACCCGAGGATCGACGCCCTGGAGGAGCGCGCGGTCTTCAAGGCCAACGGGCTGCCTCCCCCGTCTCCCAACGACGAGCCGGGCGTGATGAAGATCGTGAGCACCGCGGGGAGCCGCGCGTTCCCGCTTCGCGCCAGCATCGACGGCGTCATCCCGCCGGCGCCGAACCAGGGCGGCGCCTCGTCGTTCCCCGCCTTCCCGCCGGACGTCGGCCGCCGCGTGGTGAGCTCCGGCAGCGGGTTCACGTTCCCGGTGATTGCCCCGGCCGTCGTCGACGACCCGCCACGGGAGTCGCTGGAGGTGTTCCGCCCCATCGACGAGGACTCCGTGGTGCTCGTggacccgccgccgctgccttccTTAGGCGTGGCCGGCTTCCTGCGCGCGCCGGCGGCAGACGACGTCGACGACGCGATGAGCGACGCCAGCTCCGACCTGTTCGACCTGGAGAGCTtcgcggcgtcgtcgtcgtaccCGACCACGCACCGCGGGCGCAGCAGCCGGCGCAACTCGGGCGACGACGACCACCTGGGGCTGGGGTACGCCGCGGCGGCCGCGGAGCCTGCGCTCAGCGAGTGCATGTACGCGCCGAGCGAGGCCAGCGTGGTGTGGAGCGTGGCAACGGCCGAGGGCGTCGCCTACGACGCCGGCAGCGTCGCCAACTTCTCCAGCGCGGCCTCCGCGTGCTGCGTCGACGACTTCCGCTTCGTCCCGCCGACGGAGACATCCGTGGGCCACGACGGCTTCACCGCCGCCATGTCCCGGAGCGCCGGCCGCAAGAAAGGCGGAGGGTTCTTGAGCAGCTGCCGGTGCGAGAAGGCCGTCAGCGTCGGGCCGACCCCGGTCCGGGTGGCCCGGCCGCCGGCGGTCCCGGCCAAGACGGCCGGCCGCGCCATGGGGCTCGAGAGCGGCGGCGCCGCGCGGTACCACAACCGCCGCGTCCATATGCCGGTCCGGACGTAA
- the LOC124681277 gene encoding mitochondrial import inner membrane translocase subunit TIM14-3-like: MATPLIAGLAVAGAALAGRYSIQAWQAFKARPIVPRMRKFYEGGFQPSMNRKEAGLILGVRESANAEKVKEAHKKVMVANHPDAGGSHYLASKINEAKDILLGKSKGGGSAF; the protein is encoded by the exons ATG GCTACACCACTGATAGCAGGACTTGCAGTTGCAGGAGCTGCTCTTGCCGGTCGGTATAGCATCCAAGCTTGGCAGGCATTTAAAGCAAGGCCTATAGTGCCTAGGATGCGCAAATTCTATGAGGGTGGCTTTCAACCTTCGATGAATCGAAAGGAAGCTGGTTTAATCCTGGGTGTCAG GGAAAGTGCCAATGCAGAGAAGGTAAAAGAGGCACACAAGAAGGTCATGGTTGCGAATCATCCAGATGCTGGCGGGAGCCATTACCTTGCTTCGAAGATCAATGAGGCCAAAGATATTCTGCTAGGGAAGAGTAAAGGAGGTGGAtctgcattttga
- the LOC124681276 gene encoding AAA-ATPase At3g28580-like isoform X2, which yields MEASGWSTSLSSGIVLSLVAVVWTMLWNNLQGLQLQQFVSRHLSRHARRLAAIVDPYLTVTIAEYDGGRMKRSDAYKEVQAYLQRATCATGGGVRHLKAETAKDVDALVLSMGDNEEVADAFRGATVWWLAYSTPPREDNAPSYWGGGRAARADRRFYRLFFLERHRDLVLGEYLPHVRREGRAVMVKNRQRKLFTNLSGDGYDADGVWSHVVFEHPKTFATLAMDPAKKKEVIDDLDAFRKGKDYYARVGKAWKRGYLLYGPPGTGKSTMIAAMANHLDYDVYDIELTSVRTNTDLRKLFIETTSKSIIVIEDIDCSLDLTRARKKKKKANDDGQKNDGDKKDGAEPPDEEKDAGGSKVTLSGVLNFIDGLWSACGGERIIVFTTNHVEKLDPALIRRGRMDKHIEMSYCCFEAFKLLAKVYLDVESHHLFDAVESLLREANMTPADVAENLTPKSVDDDADSCLAALVEELEKAKEKVLAKKERKGKDAADDDDDEY from the exons atGGAGGCGTCTGGATGGAGCACCAGCCTGAGCTCGGGCATCGTTCTGAGCCTGGTCGCCGTGGTATGGACCATGCTTTGGAACAACCTCCAGGGCCTGCAGCTGCAGCAGTTCGTCAGCCGCCACCTCAGCCGCCACGCCCGCCGTctcgccgccatcgtcgacccttACCTCACCGTCACCATCGCCGAGTACGACGGGGGCCGCATGAAGCGGAGCGACGCCTACAAGGAGGTCCAGGCCTACCTGCAGCGCGCCACCTGCGCGACCGGCGGCGGCGTGCGCCACCTCAAGGCCGAGACCGCCAAGGACGTCGACGCGCTCGTGCTCAGCATGGGGGACAACGAGGAGGTCGCCGACGCGTTCCGGGGCGCCACCGTCTGGTGGCTCGCCTACTCCACCCCGCCGCGGGAGGACAACGCGCCCTCCTACTGGGGCGGCGGACGCGCCGCGCGCGCCGACCGGCGCTTCTACCGGCTCTTCTTCCTCGAGCGCCACCGGGATCTCGTCCTCGGGGAGTACCTCCCGCACGTCCGCCGAGAGGGCCGCGCCGTCATGGTCAAGAACCGCCAGCGCAAGCTCTTCACCAACCTCTCCGGCGACGGCTATGATGCCGACGG TGTGTGGAGCCATGTTGTGTTCGAGCACCCCAAGACGTTCGCCACGCTCGCCATGGACCCGGCCAAGAAGAAGGAGGTCATCGATGACCTCGACGCGTTCCGGAAAGGCAAGGACTACTACGCGCGCGTCGGCAAGGCATGGAAGCGCGGATACCTCCTCTACGGCCCGCCTGGCACCGGCAAGTCCACCATGATCGCCGCCATGGCCAACCACCTCGACTACGACGTCTACGACATCGAGCTCACCTCCGTGCGCACAAACACCGACCTCCGCAAGCTCTTCATCGAGACAACCAGCAAGTCCATCATCGTCATCGAGGACATCGACTGCTCGCTCGACCTCACCCGCGCacgcaagaagaagaagaaggccaatGACGACGGTCAGAAAAACGACGGGGACAAGAAGGACGGCGCCGAGCCGCCGGACGAGGAGAAGGACGCGGGCGGTAGCAAGGTGACCCTCTCTGGGGTGCTCAACTTCATCGACGGGCTCTggtcggcgtgcggcggcgagCGCATCATTGTCTTCACCACCAACCACGTCGAGAAGCTGGACCCGGCGCTGATCCGGCGCGGCCGCATGGACAAACACATTGAGATGTCCTACTGCTGCTTCGAGGCGTTCAAGCTCCTCGCCAAGGTCTACCTCGACGTGGAATCCCACCACCTCTTCGACGCCGTGGAATCGCTGCTGCGGGAGGCAAACATGACGCCGGCAGACGTGGCCGAGAACCTGACGCCAAAgagcgtcgacgacgacgcggACTCGTGCCTCGCCGCGCTGGTGGAGGAGCTGGAGAAGGCCAAGGAGAAGGTCCTTGCAAAgaaggaaagaaaggggaaggatgcggcggacgacgacgacgacgagtactag
- the LOC124681276 gene encoding AAA-ATPase At3g28580-like isoform X1, with amino-acid sequence MEASGWSTSLSSGIVLSLVAVVWTMLWNNLQGLQLQQFVSRHLSRHARRLAAIVDPYLTVTIAEYDGGRMKRSDAYKEVQAYLQRATCATGGGVRHLKAETAKDVDALVLSMGDNEEVADAFRGATVWWLAYSTPPREDNAPSYWGGGRAARADRRFYRLFFLERHRDLVLGEYLPHVRREGRAVMVKNRQRKLFTNLSGDGYDADGMWSESVWSHVVFEHPKTFATLAMDPAKKKEVIDDLDAFRKGKDYYARVGKAWKRGYLLYGPPGTGKSTMIAAMANHLDYDVYDIELTSVRTNTDLRKLFIETTSKSIIVIEDIDCSLDLTRARKKKKKANDDGQKNDGDKKDGAEPPDEEKDAGGSKVTLSGVLNFIDGLWSACGGERIIVFTTNHVEKLDPALIRRGRMDKHIEMSYCCFEAFKLLAKVYLDVESHHLFDAVESLLREANMTPADVAENLTPKSVDDDADSCLAALVEELEKAKEKVLAKKERKGKDAADDDDDEY; translated from the exons atGGAGGCGTCTGGATGGAGCACCAGCCTGAGCTCGGGCATCGTTCTGAGCCTGGTCGCCGTGGTATGGACCATGCTTTGGAACAACCTCCAGGGCCTGCAGCTGCAGCAGTTCGTCAGCCGCCACCTCAGCCGCCACGCCCGCCGTctcgccgccatcgtcgacccttACCTCACCGTCACCATCGCCGAGTACGACGGGGGCCGCATGAAGCGGAGCGACGCCTACAAGGAGGTCCAGGCCTACCTGCAGCGCGCCACCTGCGCGACCGGCGGCGGCGTGCGCCACCTCAAGGCCGAGACCGCCAAGGACGTCGACGCGCTCGTGCTCAGCATGGGGGACAACGAGGAGGTCGCCGACGCGTTCCGGGGCGCCACCGTCTGGTGGCTCGCCTACTCCACCCCGCCGCGGGAGGACAACGCGCCCTCCTACTGGGGCGGCGGACGCGCCGCGCGCGCCGACCGGCGCTTCTACCGGCTCTTCTTCCTCGAGCGCCACCGGGATCTCGTCCTCGGGGAGTACCTCCCGCACGTCCGCCGAGAGGGCCGCGCCGTCATGGTCAAGAACCGCCAGCGCAAGCTCTTCACCAACCTCTCCGGCGACGGCTATGATGCCGACGG GATGTGGTCGGAAAGTGTGTGGAGCCATGTTGTGTTCGAGCACCCCAAGACGTTCGCCACGCTCGCCATGGACCCGGCCAAGAAGAAGGAGGTCATCGATGACCTCGACGCGTTCCGGAAAGGCAAGGACTACTACGCGCGCGTCGGCAAGGCATGGAAGCGCGGATACCTCCTCTACGGCCCGCCTGGCACCGGCAAGTCCACCATGATCGCCGCCATGGCCAACCACCTCGACTACGACGTCTACGACATCGAGCTCACCTCCGTGCGCACAAACACCGACCTCCGCAAGCTCTTCATCGAGACAACCAGCAAGTCCATCATCGTCATCGAGGACATCGACTGCTCGCTCGACCTCACCCGCGCacgcaagaagaagaagaaggccaatGACGACGGTCAGAAAAACGACGGGGACAAGAAGGACGGCGCCGAGCCGCCGGACGAGGAGAAGGACGCGGGCGGTAGCAAGGTGACCCTCTCTGGGGTGCTCAACTTCATCGACGGGCTCTggtcggcgtgcggcggcgagCGCATCATTGTCTTCACCACCAACCACGTCGAGAAGCTGGACCCGGCGCTGATCCGGCGCGGCCGCATGGACAAACACATTGAGATGTCCTACTGCTGCTTCGAGGCGTTCAAGCTCCTCGCCAAGGTCTACCTCGACGTGGAATCCCACCACCTCTTCGACGCCGTGGAATCGCTGCTGCGGGAGGCAAACATGACGCCGGCAGACGTGGCCGAGAACCTGACGCCAAAgagcgtcgacgacgacgcggACTCGTGCCTCGCCGCGCTGGTGGAGGAGCTGGAGAAGGCCAAGGAGAAGGTCCTTGCAAAgaaggaaagaaaggggaaggatgcggcggacgacgacgacgacgagtactag